The following proteins come from a genomic window of Sebastes fasciatus isolate fSebFas1 chromosome 6, fSebFas1.pri, whole genome shotgun sequence:
- the LOC141768972 gene encoding uncharacterized protein LOC141768972 isoform X3 has translation MKFPVDLLADVSQTELERLGHNYMNNLLYSDPDSPEHLTLSDSTQVTIDITSAGFVPLYGSSDKQKILALFSPSDPLTAVGLYLLDQWWAVDDILKTADPARDGAVEVETVGERIVLYILNRVIYRAKEMSSSEELPFLCHGEKDNAKILWSNGEAVGFYSVKPAGSSCNSYSTRSYLLPVMDSIFVRKCQRGKGFGVQMLEDFVLSFKEDCLGLRWPLTKSMYKVCEKYLCQYPGDTDLLWEVESIGLSNQRTNIASKIQAMDKSVVSKSLTFTEESLVITEMTEKDMMMEAITTQIQEAGSMECTVEIVEEVTLLSATKEAEVPLTARGRSSGSKRRKMGEKIAEDKSEKVIRIEDIEAETPREEHVSAQQKTELHVSELVQTEGMFSVAPEEQVEDVVDTAPEEAAIVSDQPATVLAPQDLEEADITSGPTTEEPQAEGDAPQDLNNSSRDSQITVENVASEIEEELEKEDAAELVVSEEVLDDHKETETLDKVGAETQVVTDEESEERVTQHEASLSTRATSENGEAGKTERTVVKDITTVQSRTPIRRSMRHSKLEEETTAQDGGLILRGRALMSPAPPKCKYTRRSQKVCEELEKEVEEVAEEKDGSTTEVEEELAVTEGEEQEETSSIKEDVVDTAPEEAATMSDQPATVLAPQNLEEADVTSGPMTEEPQAEGDAPQDLNNTSCDSQITDENVASEIEEECEKEDAAKLVVSEEVLEDRKEAETLDKVGEETQVVVTDEKSEERVTQHEASLSTRATSENGEAGKTERTVVKAITTVQSKTPRRRSMRHNKLEEETTAQDGGLILRGRTLMNTPPPKRKYTRRSKKVREELEKEDEEVAEEKDVSTTEIVEELAVTEGEEQEEMSTIKEDVVAVEELTEETQQLKDEHLTNEEKTEEQQEPGVQDTVVKGSSTELPDTAEMALTEETEDGKVTVESEKEQNGEEVEPSVIQDKEGIPVETEEPPAGGSASEETADEQATDKQMEQEGTVDKTEEEMSTEELTVVEEGTIPKAEEAAEDVIPLTEVNMEERKEVQEEEETEGETETVSVMEAENEEEAVSVSGATDDIIQEPVAAAASETVIPDKVLSEAVVPAAEEPQKKDIGSEIPKIQKATVILVDIKTTCHTLSVKEAEESPVNGDSADPEKQQEEEGGGKQENIPEKSVDVTAEAETVEKEELESDNFEKENQQQEEDNIGEDITEKEVDAETGTDEVEGEMEAVAKDTVTVTVPVEEKQSAVSEICADREADIPVGDDAEENLPPAEVDEAMSSEEEEPPVVETRALRGRTKTSKATPVRKSTRSRKQVDAQEAENSDEEEPAVTTRTLRRGRISVPDTPKGKSRRSQKEGGGASTEKSTDGNELPVETRILRRGRKSARGRPKKVQKEEERPKESAEESEVEEEEEEAGLGSAEEPPTEGDEGKAPEEDKIEVENEELATAEVEKGESEEGTMTMTEDEENTAGVTTAADDLVQEDAPLPKPATDAAVLAPSEEDVAPSAEEQQNEEMAPHLSDLRTVTVVLVDLQKPHHDVQEETAAPDECPPVQKTAAEAEEEQKEETTKEEEKLAQENVPGSPVGTEEEGFEDKVEAATIQDTGEGSTEETAKEEEAISSNNEEQEPTVPETRMRSSRKKAVEATPRTKLARTRQKRGEVEEEAASEIQKEEPAVQVRVLRRGRKSIPVTPRSTTKRTRKQLQEEEEEEGEESTAEEEEEKQQMIDQEKGERLEERDATEQVENTAVEMGIEKEDTVAEEAVIQQDAPEQGQADSTETVADDVTEAPVGQHADEGKTSVVPEEAVTTQDTVEGEQSMSTSEVAESAAGERAQETLLTAKDDQAKGASEEEEAPVVERVLRSGGKTTRATRRSKTTKQQDVEQEEEATGEKSTEEDEPAVDTRVLRKGRKIAAATPRRKSKRARTQCPTEEEEEEEEEEEETTPPEQIQVEETKAVLEEAGEKEKSRVEKVEVKDGDQAAAQEEEHTEPEVEMEKVEAVAEEIKREEEEAGKGSPEEKGEEVEEEGKIMEMEKDKDEKEVEDGESDVGDAEQTKDASTDEAAVLEEEDNSVEAVVGVDTDKAETSAAEVEEINSAAEVGSDTAIADEEARVEDASVVAEEEAPPVTTRALKGKIKTSCATPSQGSRRQKDQGVVEAQEQEEETSEEEEEVHLFIDDSPRRSVRKRTRVDYRETDEEGEQVETQAAMDEEGENRVESDVDKDSKEAECSSDTDDEVDEGDEQIMSEEEEPIVIGKRVLRGRSIPSVIITPKSKARGRSAKVSNEEESPRSARKRKNTEVTPARKSKRLSRV, from the exons GTCACCATAGACATTACCAGTGCAGGCTTCGTCCCTCTGTATGGATCCAGTGATAAACAGAAGATCCTGGCCCTCTTCTCTCCCAGTGACCCACTGACTGCTGTGGGTTTGTACCTGCTGGACCAGTGGTGGGCGGTGGACGACATTCTCAAGACGGCAGACCCTGCTCGAGATGGAGCTGTGGAG GTGGAGACAGTAGGAGAGAGAATAGTTTTATACATCCTTAATCGTGTCATCTATAGAGCCAAGGAGATGAGCTCCTCTGAAGAGCTTCCCTTCCTCTGCCATGGAGAAAAAGATAATGCAAAAATCCTCTGGAGTAATGGAGAGGCTGTTGGCTTCTACTCCGTCAAACCCGCAG GCAGCTCTTGTAATTCTTATTCAACCAGAAGCTATCTGCTCCCTGTGATGGACTCCATATTTGTTAGAAAATGTCAGCGTGGTAAAGGCTTTGGCGTCCAGATGCTGGAGGACTTTGTGCTCAGTTTCAAAGAGGACTGTCTGGGGTTGAGGTGGCCCCTCACAAAATCCATGTATAAAG TGTGTGAGAAGTACCTGTGTCAGTACCCAGGAGACACAGACCTGctgtgggaggtggagagcaTAGGTTTATCCAACCAGAGGACCAATATCGCCAGCAAGATCCAGGCCATGGATAAGAGTG TAGTATCCAAGAGTCTGACTTTCACTGAGGAATCACTTGTGATTACTGAAATGACTGAAAAGGATATGATGATGGAGGCAATTACCACTCAAATACAAGAAGCTGGATCTATGGAATGCACAGTAGAAATTGtg GAGGAAGTGACACTACTGAGCGCTACCAAAG AGGCTGAAGTACCCCTTACAGCCCGGGGTAGGAGTAGTGGCTCAAAACGAAGAAAGATGGGAGAAAAGATTGCAGAGGACAAGTCAGAAAAAGTAATCAG AATTGAGGATATTGAAGCAGAGACGCCTAGAGAGGAGCATGTTTCAGCGCAACAGAAGACAGAACTACATGTCTCTGAATTGGTGCAGACTGAG GGTATGTTCAGTGTGGCTCCTGAAGAACAAGTGGAGGATGTAGTTGATACTGCACCTGAAGAAGCAGCCATAGTGTCTGACCAACCAGCCACTGTCCTGGCCCCACAAGACCTAGAAGAAGCTGATATTACATCAGGACCTACGACTGAGGAGCCACAAGCAGAAGGTGATGCCCCACAGGATCTGAACAACTCCTCTCGTGACTCACAGATAACAGTTGAGAATGTGGCATCAGAAATTGAGGAAGAGCTTGAGAAGGAAGACGCCGCAGAGCTGGTAGTCTCTGAAGAGGTTTTggatgaccacaaagaaacagaaaCTCTGGACAAAGTGGGAGCGGAAACTCAAGTTGTCACTGATGAAGAGTCGGAAGAAAGAGTTACACAACACGAGGCAAGTCTATCAACACGTGCAACATCAGAGAATGGTGAAGCTGGTAAAACAGAAAGAACCGTTGTAAAGGACATAACAACTGTACAGAGTAGAACCCCCATACGGAGATCTATGCGGCACAGCAAGCTAGAGGAGGAAACTACAGCCCAGGATGGAGGGCTAATTTTGAGGGGACGAGCTCTTATGAGCCCAGCCCCACCAAAATGCAAATATACCCGACGCAGCCAGAAAGTATGTGAAGAGTTAGAGAAAGAGGTCGAAGAAGTGGCAGAGGAGAAAGACGGTTCTACAACTGAAGTAGAGGAGGAGTTAGCTGTAACTGAgggagaagaacaagaagaaacgTCCTCCATAAAGGAGGATGTAGTTGATACTGCACCTGAAGAAGCAGCTACGATGTCGGACCAACCAGCCACTGTCCTGGCCCCACAAAACCTAGAAGAAGCTGATGTTACATCAGGACCTATGACTGAGGAGCCACAAGCAGAAGGTGATGCCCCACAGGATCTGAACAACACCTCTTGTGACTCACAGATAACAGATGAGAATGTGGCATCAGAAATTGAGGAAGAGTGTGAGAAGGAAGACGCTGCAAAGCTGGTGGTCTCTGAAGAGGTTTTGGAGGACCGCAAAGAAGCAGAAACTCTGGACAAAGTGGGAGAGGAAACTCAAGTTGTTGTCACTGATGAAAAGTCAGAAGAAAGAGTTACACAACACGAGGCAAGTCTATCAACACGTGCAACATCAGAGAATGGTGAAGCCGGAAAAACAGAAAGAACCGTTGTAAAGGCCATAACAACTGTACAGAGTAAAACCCCCAGACGGAGATCTATGCGGCACAACAAGCTAGAGGAGGAAACTACAGCCCAGGATGGAGGGCTAATTTTGAGAGGACGAACTCTTATGAACACCCCCCCACCAAAACGCAAATATACCCGACGCAGCAAGAAAGTACGTGAAGAATTAGAGAAAGAGGACGAAGAAGTGGCAGAGGAGAAAGACGTTTCTACAACTGAAATAGTGGAGGAGTTAGCTGTAACTGAgggagaagaacaagaagaaatgTCTACCATAAAAGAAGATGTAGTTGCAGTGGAAGAATTAACAGAAGAAACGCAACAGCTGAAAGATGAACACCTGACAAATGAAGAGAAGACAGAGGAACAACAGGAGCCTGGGGTGCAAGACACTGTAGTGAAGGGGAGTTCCACAGAGCTTCCAGATACAGCAGAGATGGCACTAACAGAGGAGACTGAGGATGGAAAAGTAACCGTTGAATCTGAGAAAGAACAAAATGGGGAGGAGGTAGAACCATCAGTGATACAGGATAAAGAAGGTATCCCTGTTGAAACAGAGGAGCCCCCTGCAGGAGGTTCTGCTAGTGAAGAGACAGCAGATGAGCAAGCAACAGACAAACAGATGGAACAAGAGGGGACTGTTGacaaaacagaagaagagatgTCAACCGAAGAACTAACTGTTGTGGAAGAAGGTACAATTCCAAAGGCAGAGGAAGCAGCAGAGGACGTTATACCTTTGACTGAGGTgaacatggaggagaggaaagaagtacaggaagaggaagagactgAGGGAGAGACCGAGACTGTATCAGTGATGgaagcagaaaatgaggaagaggCAGTCAGTGTCTCTGGTGCGACAGATGACATTATACAAGagcctgttgctgctgctgcttcagaaACAGTAATACCTGATAAGGTTCTAAGTGAGGCTGTTGTACCAGCAGCTGAAGAGCCTCAGAAAAAGGACATTGGCTCTGAAATCCCCAAGATCCAGAAAGCCACTGTCATCTTAGTGGACATAAAAACAACCTGCCATACTCTTAGTGTGAAGGAGGCAGAAGAATCACCAGTTAATGGAGACAGTGCTGATCCAGAAAagcaacaggaagaggaaggtgGAGGGAAGCAGGAAAACATTCCAGAAAAATCTGTAGATGTGACTGCGGAGGCAGAGACTGTCGAGAAGGAAGAGCTTGAATCAGacaattttgaaaaagaaaatcagcagcaggaggaagacaACATAGGTGAGGATATTACTGAGAAGGAGGTAGATGCAGAAACAGGCACTGATGAGGTGGAAGGAGAGATGGAAGCTGTGGCAAAGGATACAGTCACAGTAACAGTTCCAGTGGAGGAGAAACAGTCTGCAGTTTCTGAGATATGTGCAGATAGAGAGGCAGACATTCCAGTAGGAGATGATGCTGAAGAGAATCTTCCACCAGCAGAGGTAGATGAGGCAATGAGCTCGGAAGAGGAAGAACCACCAGTTGTTGAAACCAGAGCTCTGAGAGGTAGAACAAAAACAAGCAAAGCTACACCAGTACGCAAATCAACAAGAAGCAGAAAGCAAGTGGATGCACAAGAAGCAGAAAACAGTGACGAAGAAGAACCAGCAGTGACAACAAGAACACTGAGACGTGGGAGGATATCTGTCCCTGACACACCTAAAGGCAAATCCAGAAGAAGCcaaaaggagggaggaggggcatCTACGGAAAAGAGCACTGATGGAAATGAACTTCCAGtagaaacaagaattttgagaAGGGGAAGGAAGTCTGCTCGTGGACGCCCCAAAAAAGtccagaaagaggaagagagaccaAAGGAATCAGCTGAGGAATCAGAggtagaggaagaagaagaagaagcaggacTGGGATCAGCCGAAGAGCCACCAACAGAAGGGGATGAGGGGAAAGCCCCAGAGGAGGATAAGATAGAGGTGGAGAATGAAGAACTTGCTACTGCAGAAGTGGAAAAAGGAGAGTCCGAAGAAGGAACAATGACCATGACTGAAGATGAAGAGAACACAGCTGGAGTGACAACTGCTGCAGATGATTTAGTACAAGAAGATGCACCATTACCCAAACCGGCTACAGACGCAGCTGTCCTTGCACCTAGTGAAGAAGACGTAGCACCTTCAGCAGAGGAGCAACAGAATGAGGAAATGGCACCACATCTTTCTGATCTCCGAACAGTGACAGTAGTTTTAGTGGACCTGCAAAAACCCCATCATGACGTCCAGGAAGAAACAGCAGCTCCAGACGAGTGCCCTCCTGTTCAAAAGACTGCTGCTGAGGCAGAAGAAGAGCAGAAGGAAGAAACAacgaaagaggaagaaaaattgGCACAGGAGAATGTCCCTGGGTCCCCTGTGGGAACAGAAGAGGAAGGGTTTGAGGATAAAgtggaagcagccacaatacAAGATACAGGGGAGGGGAGCACTGAGGAGACCGCAAAAGAAGAGGAGGCTATAAGTAGTAATAACGAGGAGCAGGAACCTACAGTCCCCGAAACCAGAATGCGGAGCAGTAGAAAGAAAGCAGTCGAAGCCACACCAAGAACCAAATTAGCAAGAACCAGACAGAAAAGGGGTGAAGTAGAAGAGGAGGCAGCTTCAGAAATTCAGAAAGAGGAGCCGGCAGTTCAAGTCCGGGTTTTGAGGAGGGGAAGGAAGTCTATCCCTGTGACACCGAGATCTACAACAAAAAGAACCCGCAAGCAActccaggaagaagaagaagaggaaggagaggaatctacagcagaggaagaagaggaaaaacagcAGATGATTGATCAGGAGAAGGGCGAGAGACTCGAAGAAAGGGATGCAACTGAACAAGTAGAAAATACAGCAGTAGAAATGGGCATAGAGAAAGAGGACACTGTGGCAGAGGAAGCTGTCATACAACAAGATGCTCCAGAGCAGGGACAGGCCGACAGTACGGAGACAGTTGCAGATGATGTCACCGAGGCTCCAGTTGGACAACATGCTGATGAGGGAAAGACCTCGGTTGTTCCAGAGGAAGCAGTCACAACACAAGACACAGTGGAGGGGGAACAGTCAATGTCCACATCCGAAGTGGCGGAAAGTGCAGCTGGAGAACGTGCACAAGAGACACTGTTGACAGCAAAGGACGACCAGGCAAAAGGTgcgtctgaggaggaggaagcaccAGTTGTTGAAAGAGTTTTGAGAAGTGGAGGAAAGACAACGAGAGCCACAAGAAGAAGCAAAACCACAAAACAACAAGATGTTGAGCAAGAGGAAGAGGCAACTGGAGAGAAAAGCACAGAAGAAGATGAACCAGCAGTAGACACAAGAGTTCTGAGGAAGGGAAGAAAGATTGCTGCTGCCACACCTAGACGTAAATCCAAAAGAGCCCGTACACAGTGTCcgacggaggaagaggaggaagaagaagaagaagaagaagaaactacTCCACCTGAACAGATACAAGTAGAGGAAACCAAAGCTGTGCTGGAAGAAGCTGgcgaaaaagagaaaagcagagTTGAGAAGGTTGAAGTAAAGGATGGTGACCAAGCTGCAGCTCAGGAAGAAGAACATACAGAGCCAGAAGTTGAGATGGAAAAAGTAGAAGCTGTGGCAGAAGAGAtcaaaagagaggaagaagaggcagGGAAGGGATCACCTGAGGAGAAAggggaggaggtagaggaagaAGGAAAGATCATGGAAATGGAGAAAGACAAAGATGAGAAAGAAGTTGAGGATGGAGAGTCTGATGTGGGAGATGCAGAACAGACGAAGGATGCCTCGACTGACGAAGCAGCAGTGCTCGAAGAGGAGGACAACAGTGTAGAAGCCGTGGTTGGGGTTGATACTGACAAGGCCGAGACTTCAGCAGCTGAGGTAGAAGAGATAAACTCAGCTGCAGAAGTGGGATCTGACACTGCCATTGCTGATGAAGAGGCTCGAGTTGAAGATGCATCTGTGGTGGCAGAGGAAGAAGCTCCACCTGTAACAACAAGAGCACTTAAGGGCAAAATAAAAACGTCATGTGCCACACCATCACAAGGATCCAGAAGACAGAAAGACCAAGGAGTAGTGGAGGCtcaagagcaggaagaggaaacttctgaggaggaagaagaagtgcATCTATTCATTGATGATTCACCTCGAAGATCAGTACGAAAAAGAACAAGAGTGGACTACAGGGAAACTGATGAGGAGGGTGAGCAGGTTGAGACACAGGCAGCCATGGACGAGGAGGGAGAAAATAGAGTAGAATCAGATGTGGACAAAGACAGCAAGGAAGCTGAATGTTCTTCAGATACAGATGACGAGGTAGACGAGGGAGACGAGCAGATTAtgtcagaggaagaggaaccTATAGTAATTGGAAAAAGAGTTTTAAGAGGGAGGTCAATTCCTTCAGTAATAATCACACCCAAGTCTAAAGCCAGAGGCCGCAGTGCAAAAGTGTCTAATGAAGAAGAGAGTCCTCGATCTGCTCGGAAGAGAAAAAATACTGAGGTAACACCAGCTCGCAAATCTAAGCGTCTCAGCAGAGTTTAG